Proteins encoded within one genomic window of Mesorhizobium sp. AR10:
- a CDS encoding ABC transporter ATP-binding protein, giving the protein MTSAAPLLAVRGLNAWYGESHALHGVDLEVFRGETVTLLGRNGVGKTTTLRAIMGLIRKRTGQVTFDGKDLMRLPLHRTAHQGIGFVPEERGIFATLTVDENLILPPIVAEGGMSVEEIFALFPNLKERRNSPGTRLSGGEQQMLAIARMLRTGVKMLLLDEPTEGLAPVIVQRIGELLATLKKRGMTILLVEQNFRFASRVADRFYLMEHGKVMAGFPVGELSGRMAQLHEVLGV; this is encoded by the coding sequence ATGACTAGCGCCGCGCCTCTCCTTGCAGTCCGCGGCCTCAACGCCTGGTATGGCGAGAGCCATGCTCTTCACGGCGTTGATCTGGAGGTGTTTCGCGGCGAGACGGTCACGCTGCTGGGCCGCAACGGCGTTGGCAAGACCACGACGCTGCGCGCCATTATGGGCCTGATCCGCAAGCGTACCGGCCAGGTCACGTTCGACGGCAAGGACCTGATGCGCCTGCCGCTGCACCGTACGGCACATCAAGGCATCGGCTTCGTGCCGGAGGAACGCGGTATCTTCGCGACGCTGACTGTCGACGAGAATTTGATCCTGCCGCCGATCGTTGCCGAGGGCGGCATGAGCGTCGAGGAAATATTCGCTCTCTTCCCCAATTTGAAGGAACGACGCAACAGTCCCGGCACAAGGCTGTCGGGTGGCGAACAGCAGATGCTGGCGATCGCGCGCATGCTGAGAACCGGAGTGAAAATGCTGCTTCTCGACGAGCCGACGGAAGGTCTGGCTCCCGTCATCGTGCAGCGTATCGGCGAGTTGCTGGCAACGTTGAAGAAGCGCGGCATGACGATCCTGCTGGTCGAACAGAACTTCCGCTTCGCCAGCCGTGTCGCCGATCGATTCTACCTGATGGAGCACGGCAAGGTCATGGCCGGGTTTCCGGTCGGCGAGCTGTCGGGGCGTATGGCGCAGCTCCACGAAGTTCTGGGAGTCTGA
- a CDS encoding branched-chain amino acid ABC transporter permease, whose protein sequence is MTMIFGIPVQALLGQLLVGLINGSFYAMLSLGLAVIFGLLRVINFAHGAQYMFGAFVGYLLLTHLGIGYWPALVLSPLIVGVFGVVVERLALSRLYDLDPLYGLLFTFGLALVLEGIFRYSYGVSGNPYSVPPLLSGGTNLGFMFLPNYRGWVVVASLIVCFGTWGLIEKTRLGSYLRAATENPRLVQAFGVNVPLLLTLTYGLGSALAGLAGILAAPIYQVSPLMGSDLIIVVFAVVVVGGMGSILGAIVTGYMLGLAEGLTKVFYPEASNLVVFVIMAIVLLVRPAGLFGRDA, encoded by the coding sequence ATGACGATGATCTTCGGAATCCCCGTTCAGGCTTTGCTCGGCCAGTTGCTGGTCGGCCTGATCAACGGCTCTTTCTACGCCATGTTGAGCCTGGGTCTGGCTGTCATATTCGGTCTGCTGCGCGTCATCAATTTCGCCCATGGCGCCCAGTATATGTTCGGCGCTTTTGTAGGTTATCTGCTTCTCACGCATCTCGGCATCGGCTACTGGCCCGCCCTGGTCCTCTCGCCGCTGATCGTCGGCGTCTTCGGGGTCGTCGTCGAGCGCCTGGCGCTGTCGCGATTGTACGATCTCGATCCACTTTACGGCCTGCTCTTCACTTTCGGTCTCGCGCTCGTGCTCGAAGGCATATTCCGCTACTCCTACGGCGTGTCGGGAAATCCTTATTCCGTGCCGCCGCTGCTTTCCGGAGGGACCAATCTCGGCTTCATGTTTCTGCCCAACTATCGCGGCTGGGTGGTGGTCGCTTCGCTGATCGTCTGCTTCGGGACCTGGGGGTTGATCGAGAAGACCAGGCTGGGTTCCTATCTGCGCGCGGCAACCGAGAATCCCCGTCTCGTCCAGGCTTTCGGCGTCAACGTGCCGTTGCTGCTGACCCTTACCTACGGCCTCGGCTCTGCTCTTGCCGGTCTTGCCGGAATTCTGGCCGCGCCAATCTATCAGGTGAGCCCGCTCATGGGATCGGATCTCATCATCGTCGTCTTCGCGGTGGTCGTGGTTGGCGGCATGGGATCTATTCTCGGTGCGATCGTCACCGGCTACATGCTTGGCCTTGCCGAAGGCCTGACCAAGGTCTTCTATCCCGAAGCCTCCAACCTTGTGGTCTTTGTCATCATGGCGATCGTGCTTCTAGTCCGGCCGGCCGGCCTGTTCGGAAGGGACGCCTGA
- a CDS encoding multicopper oxidase family protein codes for MTVLTRRKLLKTAAVAGAGGVGLTAMGKFGSWAAVKPEPVVLKTARIEARLMDVGPTRDVLTYGDAGMPPMLRMRKGEPFAAQLVNGIDDPTTIHWHGVRVPNKMDGVPFLVQPYVYTGDHFDYAFTPPDAGTFWYHPHCNTLAQMGHGLTGVIVVENTNDPKFDAEEVINLRDWRLGDDGQFIDQFRPRDAARTGTYGTVRTANWLDQPHYDAPAGGLVRLRVAITDVTRIYAFRVEGAEAAVIALDGNPVPQRFAPDALLLGPGQRLELAIRMPDDEGAIVSLGDVRGTKPKVLATLRAVGPSLKRDLRDLAPLEVNPVKDVDLTAAEHISLSLSATAENVPSDGICGSLGYSFWAINKVPWPGDTPDPTAPLAELKLGRSYVIDMENLTPQSHPMHLHGMSFKVLSSSTRPVQPVISDTYLIQPNEKVQLGFVADNPGDWLLHCHIIEHQKSGMTSYVRVV; via the coding sequence ATGACGGTACTCACACGCCGCAAACTTCTGAAAACTGCCGCGGTTGCCGGCGCCGGTGGGGTCGGGCTCACCGCCATGGGCAAATTCGGCAGCTGGGCTGCCGTCAAGCCCGAGCCGGTGGTGCTGAAGACAGCCAGGATTGAGGCTAGGCTGATGGATGTCGGCCCAACCAGGGATGTCCTGACCTATGGCGACGCTGGAATGCCGCCCATGCTCAGAATGAGGAAGGGCGAGCCCTTCGCCGCACAGCTTGTCAACGGTATCGACGATCCGACGACGATCCACTGGCACGGCGTCCGCGTTCCCAACAAGATGGACGGCGTTCCGTTTCTGGTGCAGCCCTATGTCTACACCGGCGATCATTTCGACTATGCGTTCACGCCGCCCGACGCAGGCACTTTCTGGTATCACCCGCATTGCAACACGCTTGCCCAGATGGGCCACGGCCTGACAGGCGTGATCGTGGTGGAGAACACCAACGATCCGAAGTTCGATGCCGAGGAGGTTATCAATCTGCGCGACTGGCGCCTCGGCGACGACGGCCAATTCATCGACCAGTTCCGGCCGCGCGACGCCGCAAGAACCGGCACCTATGGAACGGTGCGCACCGCCAACTGGCTCGATCAGCCGCACTATGACGCGCCCGCCGGCGGCCTGGTGCGGCTGCGGGTCGCCATAACCGACGTCACACGGATCTATGCCTTTCGTGTCGAGGGCGCCGAAGCGGCGGTCATCGCGCTCGACGGCAATCCGGTGCCGCAGCGCTTTGCGCCCGACGCCTTGCTGCTGGGGCCCGGCCAACGCCTGGAGCTGGCCATACGCATGCCCGACGATGAGGGGGCAATCGTCAGTCTGGGAGACGTCAGGGGCACCAAGCCCAAAGTCCTGGCGACCCTGCGCGCGGTCGGACCCTCTCTCAAACGCGACCTTCGCGATCTTGCACCCCTGGAGGTCAATCCGGTGAAGGATGTGGATCTCACCGCCGCCGAGCACATTTCCTTGTCGCTCAGCGCCACGGCGGAAAACGTCCCGAGCGATGGCATATGCGGTTCGCTTGGCTACAGCTTCTGGGCGATCAACAAGGTGCCGTGGCCGGGCGACACGCCGGATCCGACCGCGCCGTTGGCCGAACTGAAGCTCGGAAGAAGCTATGTCATCGACATGGAAAACCTGACGCCGCAATCCCATCCGATGCATTTGCACGGCATGAGCTTCAAGGTGCTGTCGTCCTCGACACGGCCGGTTCAGCCGGTCATTTCCGACACCTATCTCATCCAGCCAAACGAGAAGGTTCAGCTCGGCTTCGTGGCCGACAATCCCGGTGACTGGCTGCTGCATTGCCACATCATCGAGCACCAGAAATCCGGGATGACGAGCTATGTCCGGGTGGTGTGA
- a CDS encoding ABC transporter ATP-binding protein: protein MAPPDLNGNNPRVVLSARGLRRDFAGFVAVNNVDLDVHHGNIHALIGPNGAGKTTVFNLLTKFLAPTSGRIELLGHDITRTSPAKVARMGLVRSFQISAIFPHLSVLDNVRVALQRPGGLAVQFWRSLAALDRLTPRAEELLRSVGLDDARNRLAGDLSYGRKRVLEIATTLALDPKVLLLDEPMAGMGHEDVGTVSDLIRSVAKDRAVLMVEHNLTVVADLCDWITVMQRGEVLAAGDYATVSRDERVRIAYMGTADD from the coding sequence ATGGCGCCGCCTGACCTGAACGGGAACAACCCGCGGGTGGTGCTTTCCGCCCGCGGTCTACGGCGCGACTTCGCCGGCTTCGTCGCCGTCAACAACGTCGATCTCGACGTCCACCACGGCAACATTCATGCGCTGATCGGACCCAACGGCGCCGGCAAGACGACCGTTTTCAATCTGCTCACCAAGTTCCTGGCGCCGACCAGCGGACGGATCGAACTGCTTGGCCACGATATCACTCGGACGTCGCCGGCCAAGGTTGCGCGGATGGGCCTCGTGCGCTCGTTCCAGATATCAGCGATTTTTCCGCATCTCAGCGTGCTCGACAATGTGCGCGTCGCGCTGCAGCGGCCGGGCGGACTTGCCGTTCAGTTCTGGCGCTCCCTGGCGGCGCTCGATCGACTGACGCCGCGCGCCGAGGAACTGCTGCGCTCGGTCGGTCTCGACGACGCCAGGAACAGGCTCGCTGGCGATCTTTCCTATGGCAGGAAACGCGTGCTCGAGATCGCCACGACGCTCGCGCTCGATCCGAAAGTGCTGCTGCTGGACGAGCCGATGGCAGGCATGGGGCATGAGGATGTGGGCACGGTTTCCGACCTCATCCGCTCGGTCGCGAAGGATCGCGCCGTGCTGATGGTCGAGCACAATCTGACGGTGGTGGCCGATCTTTGCGACTGGATAACCGTCATGCAGCGCGGTGAAGTCCTTGCAGCCGGCGATTACGCCACGGTCAGCCGCGACGAACGCGTGAGGATCGCCTATATGGGCACTGCCGATGACTAG
- a CDS encoding TetR/AcrR family transcriptional regulator, with amino-acid sequence MTTKRDARREDLRCRLIEAAQARIQSSGLGGLRARDITADAGCALGALYTAFADLDELILHVNSATLARLGAALREEVTSAVEPRAKLKALAKAYLGFARDNRTLWVALFEHRMAPGVPVPEWHLAEHAVLIQHLVQPLAALRPAADTPELLARARTLFSAVHGIVAISLEDRFIGLAPTDLESELLNFVDLLVTGLKTDRE; translated from the coding sequence ATGACGACAAAACGGGACGCCAGGCGCGAGGATCTTAGGTGCAGGCTGATCGAGGCCGCCCAGGCGCGCATTCAATCGTCAGGTCTCGGCGGGTTGCGGGCGCGCGACATCACGGCGGATGCCGGCTGCGCGCTGGGCGCGCTGTACACCGCCTTCGCAGATCTCGACGAGCTCATCCTGCACGTCAATTCCGCAACCCTGGCGCGGCTGGGAGCGGCCTTGCGCGAGGAGGTGACCAGCGCGGTTGAGCCAAGGGCAAAGCTCAAGGCGCTGGCCAAGGCCTATCTTGGCTTCGCGCGCGACAATCGCACGCTCTGGGTGGCATTGTTCGAGCATCGGATGGCGCCCGGCGTGCCGGTGCCCGAGTGGCATCTGGCGGAACATGCGGTGCTTATCCAGCACCTCGTCCAGCCGCTCGCGGCGCTGCGCCCGGCGGCGGATACACCGGAGCTGCTGGCACGCGCCCGCACGCTTTTCTCCGCGGTGCACGGCATCGTCGCCATTTCCCTTGAAGACCGGTTCATCGGCCTGGCGCCGACCGATCTCGAAAGCGAATTGCTGAACTTTGTCGACCTGCTGGTGACCGGGCTGAAGACGGATAGAGAGTGA
- a CDS encoding tyrosine-type recombinase/integrase has product MPKQRNSARRHLELKRRIWWFKIGVPVAMRSHFDGRTHHRENLQTSDMRVAMERRDQVERDTRSLFRDIAAGKVISPATLSAREHGTVWRETLTDLRVADDDARNEFGWSPLDIAVSVVEEETERLRGNERKEFEDAFTGKVPVDEHLEAYLKAIGLADKTTNERRGLVRRFARWCDQEALKLPDINRRAVGRYVTANIEPMDRRTAKKHMTALRGYWDYLTLRGHVQGKVMDGKAVDSPWLGQTLPDNKRRVERGDRNSGERAFAEEELKTLLYGDYPQEVGAEFRQQIEDALRISCLSGMRLAEVVTLWVEEVHDEVFDIQQGKTRSAARKVPIHPDLKKIVERRTKAKKPKDWLFHELAGERDPGDTFGKRFNRYRKALKVDDVRDGKRRSAVNFHSARRWFITQARHAGHAKETIKDIVGHVPGEKDITFGTYTQGASEAQNRACVEAVKLPKQTAKAQPSSE; this is encoded by the coding sequence ATGCCGAAACAACGAAATAGTGCGAGACGCCATCTCGAGTTGAAGCGCCGGATATGGTGGTTCAAGATCGGGGTTCCCGTCGCCATGCGCAGCCACTTCGACGGTAGAACCCATCACCGGGAGAACCTCCAGACCAGCGACATGCGCGTGGCAATGGAGCGCCGGGACCAAGTCGAGCGTGACACCCGAAGCCTGTTCAGGGACATCGCAGCGGGCAAGGTGATCAGCCCTGCCACGCTGTCTGCACGGGAACATGGCACCGTCTGGCGGGAAACATTGACCGACCTCCGGGTCGCCGATGACGACGCCCGGAATGAGTTTGGTTGGAGCCCGCTGGACATCGCCGTGAGCGTTGTGGAGGAAGAGACTGAGCGACTTCGCGGGAACGAGCGGAAAGAGTTTGAGGACGCCTTTACCGGCAAGGTGCCCGTTGACGAGCATCTTGAAGCGTACCTGAAGGCGATTGGGCTTGCAGACAAGACCACGAACGAGCGGCGTGGACTGGTGAGGAGGTTTGCACGGTGGTGCGACCAAGAGGCTCTGAAGTTGCCCGACATCAACCGCAGGGCTGTGGGTCGGTATGTCACTGCGAACATTGAGCCGATGGACCGCAGGACCGCGAAGAAGCACATGACTGCGCTGCGCGGCTATTGGGATTACCTTACCCTGCGCGGCCACGTTCAAGGCAAGGTCATGGACGGCAAGGCGGTCGATAGTCCGTGGCTGGGGCAGACGCTTCCCGATAACAAGCGGCGGGTGGAGCGCGGCGACAGGAACAGCGGGGAGCGGGCGTTTGCTGAGGAGGAGCTGAAGACGCTCCTCTATGGCGACTATCCGCAAGAGGTGGGGGCCGAGTTCCGGCAGCAGATCGAGGACGCCTTGCGCATCTCATGCCTCTCGGGGATGCGGCTTGCGGAGGTGGTGACGCTGTGGGTTGAAGAGGTCCATGACGAGGTGTTCGACATCCAACAGGGCAAGACCCGGAGCGCGGCCCGTAAGGTGCCAATACATCCCGACCTAAAGAAGATCGTGGAGCGGCGGACCAAGGCCAAGAAGCCGAAAGACTGGCTCTTCCATGAACTGGCGGGCGAGCGCGACCCCGGCGACACCTTCGGGAAACGCTTCAATCGTTACCGCAAGGCCTTGAAGGTTGATGACGTGCGTGACGGGAAGCGCAGGAGCGCGGTGAACTTCCATTCGGCACGGCGCTGGTTCATCACCCAGGCGCGACACGCTGGCCACGCTAAGGAAACGATCAAGGACATCGTAGGGCATGTGCCCGGCGAGAAGGACATAACCTTCGGGACGTATACGCAGGGTGCGTCAGAGGCGCAGAACAGGGCCTGTGTCGAGGCCGTGAAGTTGCCTAAGCAGACCGCTAAAGCGCAGCCAAGTAGCGAATGA
- a CDS encoding ABC transporter substrate-binding protein, protein MKVSYLVSAALFVAATIPAAAAEISDGKVKIGILNDQSGVYADFGGKWSVEAAKMAVEDFGGKVQGAPIEVISADHQNKPDIASNIARQWYDTEQVDSIMELTTSSVALAVQGISKEKKKIDIVTGAATTELTGKQCSPYGFHWAYDTHSQAVGTGGSLVQQGGDSWFFVTVDYAFGYSLKEQTAKFVEGHGGKVLGEVRYPLGSTDYSSFLLQAQSSGAKVIGLANAGLDTSNSIKQAAEFGIVQGGQRLAALLFTLAEVHGLGLQAAQGVVLTEGFYWDRDDKSREFAQRFFKRTNRMPNMIQAATYSAVTQYLKAIDKAGTDETEAVAKELHSMPVNDVFTDNGKVQSDGNMVHDMYLYQVKSPSESSKEWDYYKYLATIPGKEAFLSEKESGCPTAGQ, encoded by the coding sequence GTGAAGGTATCCTATTTGGTTTCGGCCGCGCTTTTTGTAGCGGCCACTATTCCCGCCGCCGCCGCCGAAATTTCCGACGGCAAGGTGAAGATCGGCATCCTCAATGACCAATCGGGCGTTTATGCTGATTTCGGCGGAAAGTGGTCGGTCGAGGCAGCCAAGATGGCTGTCGAGGATTTCGGCGGCAAGGTGCAGGGAGCGCCCATCGAGGTCATCAGCGCCGACCACCAGAACAAGCCGGATATCGCCTCCAACATCGCGCGGCAGTGGTATGATACCGAACAGGTCGATTCCATTATGGAACTGACCACCTCGTCGGTGGCGCTCGCCGTCCAGGGCATTTCCAAGGAAAAGAAGAAGATCGATATCGTTACCGGCGCAGCGACTACGGAGCTCACCGGCAAGCAATGCTCTCCCTACGGCTTCCACTGGGCCTATGACACGCATTCGCAAGCTGTGGGAACCGGCGGTTCTCTCGTGCAGCAGGGTGGTGACAGCTGGTTCTTCGTCACCGTCGACTATGCATTCGGTTATTCGCTCAAGGAGCAGACCGCCAAGTTCGTCGAGGGTCATGGTGGCAAAGTATTGGGCGAAGTGCGCTATCCGCTCGGGTCGACCGATTATTCATCCTTCCTCCTGCAGGCGCAATCGTCGGGCGCCAAGGTCATCGGGCTGGCGAATGCGGGCCTCGACACCTCCAACTCCATCAAGCAGGCAGCTGAGTTCGGCATCGTGCAGGGCGGTCAGCGCCTTGCCGCGCTTCTCTTCACGCTGGCCGAGGTGCATGGGCTCGGCCTTCAGGCGGCACAGGGCGTCGTGCTGACCGAGGGCTTCTACTGGGATCGCGATGACAAGAGCCGCGAATTTGCGCAGCGGTTTTTCAAGCGCACCAACCGTATGCCGAACATGATTCAGGCAGCAACCTATTCGGCTGTGACGCAGTACCTGAAGGCGATCGACAAGGCCGGCACCGACGAGACGGAAGCCGTCGCCAAGGAACTGCATTCGATGCCGGTAAACGATGTTTTTACGGACAACGGCAAAGTGCAGTCCGATGGCAACATGGTCCACGACATGTACCTTTATCAGGTCAAGTCGCCCAGCGAGAGCAGCAAGGAGTGGGACTACTACAAGTATCTTGCCACCATTCCCGGCAAAGAGGCATTCCTGAGCGAAAAGGAAAGCGGCTGTCCAACGGCCGGCCAATGA
- a CDS encoding branched-chain amino acid ABC transporter permease: protein MAELTLRETRARNSAWLEWTLVALGILALLVAPFFVYPIFLMKMLCFALFACAFNLLLGYTGLLSFGHATFFGGAAYFTAHALKVWGWPPEAGILLGVVGAALLGLVMGFFAIRRQGIYFAMITLALSQMFFFFCVQAPFTEGEDGIQGVPRGILLGFLDLNVSMNMYYFVLAVFLIGVLVIWRIINSPFGMILRSIRENENRAISLGYSVANYKLAAFVMSATLAGLAGALKAIVFQFATLTDVTWQMSGAVILMTLLGGIGTMVGPIIGASLVVGLENTLATSGFPVTIATGLIFMVCVLVFRRGIVGELYARVLNRAAKD, encoded by the coding sequence ATGGCCGAACTGACACTTCGCGAGACGCGCGCCAGAAACTCGGCATGGCTTGAGTGGACGCTGGTGGCGCTCGGCATCCTGGCGCTGCTGGTGGCACCTTTCTTCGTTTATCCGATTTTCCTCATGAAAATGCTTTGTTTCGCGCTGTTTGCCTGCGCGTTCAATCTTCTGCTCGGCTACACCGGGCTTTTGTCCTTTGGCCACGCCACCTTCTTCGGCGGCGCCGCCTACTTCACCGCGCATGCCCTCAAAGTCTGGGGCTGGCCACCGGAAGCGGGCATTCTGCTCGGCGTGGTAGGTGCGGCGCTGCTCGGCCTTGTCATGGGTTTCTTCGCCATTCGCCGACAAGGCATCTATTTCGCGATGATCACGCTGGCGCTATCGCAGATGTTTTTCTTTTTCTGCGTACAGGCGCCCTTCACCGAAGGCGAGGACGGCATTCAGGGCGTGCCACGGGGTATCCTTCTTGGCTTCCTCGACCTCAACGTCTCGATGAATATGTATTATTTCGTGCTGGCGGTATTCCTGATCGGCGTGTTGGTCATCTGGCGCATCATCAACTCACCCTTCGGCATGATCCTGCGCTCGATCCGGGAAAACGAGAACCGCGCCATTTCGCTCGGCTATTCCGTCGCCAACTACAAGCTCGCGGCTTTCGTCATGTCGGCGACATTGGCCGGGCTGGCGGGCGCGCTCAAGGCGATCGTTTTCCAGTTTGCGACGCTCACCGACGTCACCTGGCAGATGTCGGGGGCGGTGATCCTCATGACGCTTCTCGGTGGTATCGGCACCATGGTCGGGCCGATCATCGGCGCGAGCCTGGTCGTCGGACTGGAAAACACGCTTGCCACCTCTGGTTTTCCGGTGACCATCGCCACCGGCCTGATCTTCATGGTGTGCGTGCTGGTTTTCCGGCGCGGCATTGTCGGCGAACTGTATGCGCGAGTTCTCAACCGGGCGGCGAAGGACTGA